AACTCATAGGTGTTTTAGTCTCTCGCTAGATCTATCaagtatttgtttttttagggtATTTGGTGTCATTGAAAAGAATATTGATGAGAACTAAGATATTGCCAACATGAAACATTAGGATCATCCAAAATGACTTTGAAAATAACATACGAAAATATGCCAGCATTTGGATTTCCTATGCAAAAAACACTGGTTTGAGAATTTTTATATCAGAAAAGACTGCATTTATTTAGCATCTTTTTTTATGAGTACTGCTATTTGTTGCGAACAAGTGAAATCAACCACTATTGGCCTCAATTAGGATTAATTTGTCGAATGAATTTGAGGTTTTCTAATCAGTAATCACTTCTAATTAATTTCAGTATGGAGGTCTTGAAATTTATCAATGACCTCAATTTCATTGGCAAATTAATCCTAGGTTGTGGTATGGATTCAAGATCAACTTGAAGTCTGAAGAGACATATTGATTTAACATGTGTATTTTAGACTTTACAATTTTATAGATGTAATTACTATTTACTAATTCACAAAAAACAGAGATTTTGATATGTAAAAGGCACCAAAAGTACCAAACTAAACTTCAAATCCATGAGTGAAGCAAAAGCAATActtttttgatgttttctcttcgggccccccgtgtttcttttataccccccaatattccaattttgcccttgtgaaaaattcggttcgcagaaaccgaattttttctagtgcaaattcagagtaaatttcggtttttagaaaccgaaatttgttttcaaggcaaaaaaaaacttcggtttctacgaaccgaagttttttcaagggcaaaattggaaactcaggggggataaaagattcacggggggtggggagagaaaacatctactTTTTTAGtggtaaattttaaatttttttatagttgatACTCAAATCAAAACTCATTCAAAACACTGCAACAGTGCTGACTGTAATGTCCTGATTATCCAACAATCAATTTAGATCCATATCCACTCtccattaacaaaaataaaaattattgttatcAGAGTCCAACTTTATATATCCAGCAAGTTAAGGGTCTGATTGAAACCCAAAGACCAAATAAATTTGAACACAAAAATCACCGTCTCTGATCATGCCATTTTCTATTCTCATTCCTACCACGGTCCCAGTGTCCAGAAGAACCTCGCTGCCTTGACCATTCAGGTCTATGATTTCTTACATTATTCATTCTGGACTCTGGGGGATTCCTACCTTGAACATACCTAGGATTCCTAGTTGGACTATCGTGTGGACTCCATGATTCAAATCCCTCCCTTTCATGATTGTTTCTATCCCACGAACCAGATTGCATGGATCCCCCAACCAACGAGTTATAGTTGTTATGATTTTGCTGAGAATGATAACTCAGTGGTATATCCTGCCTAACTCTTTGCAAATCTGACATGGGATCTGATTTTTCGAATTGTGGTTGATAGGGATGGACAGGGTTATGATATGAAGGTTCAATGAAATGGGGCTGGTTGGGCATCATATGTGCATGTATCTGTTGTGCGGCTGAGCGTGATGTTGTTGGTGAGCTCAACGTGAAGGATTGTGGGAATGAATTAGACAAACCCTCTTGTTGCATACTAGAATTAGGTACTGctggttttatgttatttatgcCATCAGCCCGCATTGCTATATGTGTTGAATGTGCACCAACTGGAGATACATCTGCAGTGATCGTGTTCTTCATGGCTAAACCTCTATCAGAGAATGGTGTTTGTACATACACGGAAGAGTGGGAGTGAAGTGGTTGTTTTTCGGGAATAATATTAGTTGCCGGAGGTAGTGAATATGGAGATGCTGTTGTGCCGTTGAGCTGCTTTGAAAATGGAACAAATGTATGATGTTGTCTTACTGTAGTGCTAGTTGCCGGAATCTGAGATGATAAGTTGGTAGTTGCAATTGAAGCAGAGCTCCTGAAAGTTCTTCTATCATGTGCTAAATTTTGCTGCGTAAATGGGTTCTTTGGTGCTTCTATGCTGTATCCACTCTGAAAAGTTGAAAAAATGAGAAGCCATTAGTTAATGCAGTTAACCAATATTCTTTTAAATGATTATTTATTGTAGTAATGATTTTAAAGTTTTTAGCACGTTGACAATTGTAAGGAAAATAGTGTGGAGGGCCTTCATGCATTCTTGGTCGGGCTAAGGGTCTCAAATTAATGGAAAGAGATCTTATGCAGTGAAATCTCAACAATCTCAACCACATTAACTATTGCTCCGATGGGTTCCACATAATTGGATGGCTATTGGACACACTCCAATAAAAAACCACCAGAGAGGATCCGTTCTCCAAATTAATTGCCTAATCTAGATACAAGCAAAAGACTCCAAAACTAAACCCTCTCTTAGTTAGCAACGAAAATCTAAGAGACTAATCCATTGGTTCCCTAAATTGGCTATTTGCTAATATAGAATACTTTTTACGTGGCATCCATCATGAACTTGACAATGAAACATCTTGGTGatgaaaaactaaataaaacaaacaaggAAACAAAAAGAACATTCATTTCATTTAGATCTCAATTGGGGCCACCACTAAAAAACCCATTTTCCTCAACACCCTATGCTACAACTATCTGCTGTCAACTCTCAACAAACACAGGCCAACGTGGCTAAAGTGGAGAGTGCATGGCACTCTGAAATGAGACATCAGACATGATAAGATCTTTGACAAATAGTTGTTGCAGTATGAACTCAAATCACGCACCGTGCTTGGATCTCTTGAAGGAGTTGGAGATGGGAGAGAAACTTCCACCTTCTCGGGGGCTTTTGCACTATTACCAGGGTTGCCATTTGCATTTACACTTAATCCCACGTTTACAGTGCCTCTCTTGATCATGTCAAGCAGCTTCAAGGTTTCCTCATTTGATACGTTGCTAACTTGTCCAGAAGTTAAGGCAAATACCAAGTCTGGATTTTTTAGCAGTACGGCAAGCAACTCTAAATCAGGTTCAGCAGTGGCTGCATTACTGGCTGAAGATGAGGAGGCCACAGCTTGAACAGCAGCAGCATGAGTTTCAAATTGATTGGATTCGTCTACTATTTCAGGACCATCACCATCCGGTAGCTGTTCAATAGGAATTTCCAGTGTCAAAGAGTCATCATAGTCCATTTCGAGATCCCAAGGCTCCTTGGGGTTAGGGGGCATCTCTTGTACTGTCCTATAAATGGATTCTTTGTCCCTGTGGTTTCTATTTTCCTGAACATGAACCTCTTTGCTATTTTCACCAACGCCAACTCTCCAGGTATCTTTAAGTTCTACTTCTGcaaaaaaaggaaaaggtaATAAAAAACGTAAGATCGCCAAATTcgaaaatgaaagaaaagggaaaaataaaatttgaaaggtGTATTTTTATTATGGTTAGCTACAAaacatttagtcaaaaaaaaaaaaaaaagctacaaAACATATCCATGGTCTGTAACCGTATAAATAACTTGCTTCCATCAGATCATTTACCcacttttattatttataaattacaaGATTTACCAACTTCCATAATGAACTTGGTGATTAATAATCAAGTTTCGTATGGAGCAAATTAAATGCGTTTTATGAGAAGTGGAAAAGAAACCAAAGCAAATGTTGCTGTCCTAAGGAGTTTAGCCAACAATATTATCACACAACCCGTCATTAGTTTTCAAGTTTTGTAATTGAATCACACAAGTCACCCAAAAGAAATGGGCAACCGTTTGCTGTATACAGTGTCTTATATAATATTACAGACAACAATAATAGTAAGATGCTGGAATTCTTATTACTGCAGGATGTAGTTTACATGTAGCACCGAGTTTAAACCTTCAAATATTACCCAACACTTGTAATTACATTCCGTTGCCTAATCTGCTTTGTAGTAAAAACATACAAAGCAAACGTCGTGAATTAAACCATGTATTCCTTCTCACCGCAGATAAAAAACCAATACTCCGAAGTCCAGCCGAATATGTGATCAGGATTCAGGAttgtaaattacaaaataaaatgcCCCAATGCAATATTGCTTGGACGTGGAATACCATGTAAACAGTTCCCCTCCGGATTCCAAGATGAAAGCCTCGTCCTATTTTTACCAATATGGTGTAGATAAAATTATCTTAGTGTTCTCACTAATGCCTATGCTGACTTGAATAGGGTCATATTTACTTGAGGGACTAATTAGTTTTATAAACTATTGGACTATATTGGAGAGTAAATGCTATACTTTATTATTGATTGATTATTCAGTTCATAATTGTATAGTTACATCTTTTATTTGGCCGAAGCACCCCATATACATTCACACCTACGCATCAGCAACAGCAACTCAGGGTCGTGTATTGATTCTAATGAAGCATTGAATTTCACTGTTGCTTGGCACATTAAACGAAAATGGAAAAACATGGATTTATAGTGCTGATTCACGCATAAACCAAACACATCTATGTCTGAACTTTTACTCCATGAGTAATAGAAAATATGTAGAGGAACAACAGAGAACAGCTAATTGCaatataattgaaatttttttacatGAAAATTAGATAGTAAATTAACAAGCTATTGAGAATTGGTAAATTACCCTCTATTTGCGATCCCCTTTTACTGGTTTTATCATAACTCGTTATTGTGAATTACAAAATCCAAAATTGAGTGTATTAATAATTAGATTTAGAACTATCCCGCAATTAGTAATAACACGTGTggaaaaaatcaaattgaacCATTTACGGATGTTTGAGAGATAATGGATGGTCCGAAAATCCTTGGGCAAATCCGTGTTAGTGACAGTGTTCGAATATCAAGGGAATCGATTCTCTCAAGTTTTGTTCTCTCGTGTTATCAATCTCACCATTGATTTACTTccattttttacattaaaaacTCATCACCTTTTTCTGTTCAATGTTGAGATTGATAACACATAAGAgacatgagagaaaaaaaaaacttgagagGATCCATTTCCGAATATCAAACTCCAAGAGACAGATTTGTACGGCAAACTTTTATAAATCTCAAGAGTGATGCTAGAAATGTAGGAATCTGTACAAATGGGCAAATATTCCCAAGCTACTTAAAAGGAGACGGGTCAACAGGGTTAGCATCAGAGTTGCAAAGAAGCGTCTGAATTGTCCTCCAAGAAAATGTGCAGCAATTCGACTAAGATACCTCTTTAAACTCAACGACAGCCATACCTCTTAATATGGTCTGTTCTCGGTCTTTAGAACATTTTTTTCCGGATGTCAAAgaatttcaccaatttttctaTCCTAATAGGCATGAATTGATAGAACCAACAAAAATATGCAAATGTACCTGCTGGTGTTTTCCAGGGTATTTTCACCCTCTTGCACTTCTCCCAGAGAGGTTCCTTCAAATCCATTTTCAGTTTAGAATTAGGAGCTTCTGGCCTATTAGTAGTTTTAGAGGGAAGCAGCAGAGGTTTCTTGTCTACTTCATTTTTGAGTGGCACTGGAACTTTAGAAGAGCAAACTGCAATACTTGCCTGCTTTGTCTGAGATTTGCTTGGACTATTGATTTTggctttattttcttttgaagcaGTTTTCCCATACTTACTCTGCATAAATAATGCACGCATTTTTGCTTTCTGGATATCATCAGCAGACATAGGACGGCCCTGACTTACCGGCCCTGTCCTTGCCGCTTGTGGGCTTCTACTCACCGATCCTGGCTGTTCCACCAATTGCACTTTTCTGCGCTCTCTAGATTCTGAGATAGGTtaagttaacattttccattaTTCAACAGCTAACATGGACCATTGACAAATTTATTGAGTAAATCActattttattctatttctaATCTTTAGTCGGCTAGTCTCAGGAATATAACACcaagttatatattattattgagtaaatcactattttatttttattctatttctATTCTTTAGCCGGCTAGTCTCAGGAATATAACACCAAGTTAGGTATTAGATTAAGAATTGCCACTCGGAACTTTCAAACATTGGTAATTGTTCTGTGCTGAAAAAATCAGTACATGGTTAGAAAGAGTAGCAAGGAGAGAAGTTGCAGGATGAATTTgcttttttgaaggaaaattaGCACTCAATTGTCACTCAATTCAAAATTCTATCCAAAGCATTTTATTTCATGTGTTTGTTAT
This genomic interval from Trifolium pratense cultivar HEN17-A07 linkage group LG6, ARS_RC_1.1, whole genome shotgun sequence contains the following:
- the LOC123888713 gene encoding homeobox protein LUMINIDEPENDENS; protein product: MMELWNDGLSELEIGSSVDSIQKFLGSQRELLHSQIDQFQEIVVTQCKLTGVNPLSQEMAAGALSIQIGKRPRDLLNPKAVNYMQSVFSIKDAISKKESREISALFGVTVTQVRDYFTSQRSRVRKQVQLSKERALKSNSCAESLDVQINSDPVRSMNPAPLNSVGATNVEEASYSAQEAALSDLDDSDKQFVENIFGLMQKEETFCGQEKLLEWILTIRNFSVLLWFLTGGGAMTLANWLSKAAVEEQTSVLLLVLKVLCHLPLHKAHPAHISALLQSVNRLRFYRTSDISNRARVLLSKWSKLLTRNQAIKKPNGVKLSGDGRKEIILSQSIGQTIGPESWHFDVPEDILALSNEFSDDFRKPESQSVKLLLSSSDDYNKKHPLGVSSSQSRERRKVQLVEQPGSVSRSPQAARTGPVSQGRPMSADDIQKAKMRALFMQSKYGKTASKENKAKINSPSKSQTKQASIAVCSSKVPVPLKNEVDKKPLLLPSKTTNRPEAPNSKLKMDLKEPLWEKCKRVKIPWKTPAEVELKDTWRVGVGENSKEVHVQENRNHRDKESIYRTVQEMPPNPKEPWDLEMDYDDSLTLEIPIEQLPDGDGPEIVDESNQFETHAAAVQAVASSSSASNAATAEPDLELLAVLLKNPDLVFALTSGQVSNVSNEETLKLLDMIKRGTVNVGLSVNANGNPGNSAKAPEKVEVSLPSPTPSRDPSTSGYSIEAPKNPFTQQNLAHDRRTFRSSASIATTNLSSQIPATSTTVRQHHTFVPFSKQLNGTTASPYSLPPATNIIPEKQPLHSHSSVYVQTPFSDRGLAMKNTITADVSPVGAHSTHIAMRADGINNIKPAVPNSSMQQEGLSNSFPQSFTLSSPTTSRSAAQQIHAHMMPNQPHFIEPSYHNPVHPYQPQFEKSDPMSDLQRVRQDIPLSYHSQQNHNNYNSLVGGSMQSGSWDRNNHEREGFESWSPHDSPTRNPRYVQGRNPPESRMNNVRNHRPEWSRQRGSSGHWDRGRNENRKWHDQRR